A stretch of Exiguobacterium sp. BMC-KP DNA encodes these proteins:
- a CDS encoding phenylacetate--CoA ligase family protein, with product MGIKEQIYNRSPLFLQDLFTTLYGYQLHRERYGPVYQERLQTLLKREHMTIDVEADQLDRLNDFLRFCAEHSPYYNHLLISNDITLPLKDLLELKNIPVLSKEILRTRMEEIRTDIPAPIIGKTGGTTGMSLQVRYTVPDMQIRMAHLDYFKATHGVRRGMRRVSFTAQDLVPKRQQTDVYWRMNRASNQLLFTVKRLSPRTMAAYLEAIERFQPETMDGLPSAMIELARFAKREGIRLTCQPIAIFPTAERIETEERQVIEEMFHGPVFDQYASSEGAPIVSECRFGQKHLHHEMGIIELDVDGEILVTSFDTHGTPLIRYRVGDRMTLSQRTCSCGHPGPIIDSIDGRGRAFVQKPDGQKIFEAQLSSLVKHLPNSIERIQYVQETPDSVSIYYVPDAERFNDADEQLLMERLYLLFGREIKLDVRAVSFIDAEESGKILLVKSSLTG from the coding sequence ATGGGTATCAAAGAGCAGATCTACAATCGCTCTCCTCTATTTCTCCAAGACCTCTTCACAACCCTCTATGGGTATCAATTGCATCGCGAACGTTATGGACCGGTCTATCAAGAACGACTTCAGACGCTCCTCAAGCGAGAGCATATGACGATTGACGTCGAAGCAGACCAACTTGATCGTTTGAATGACTTCCTTCGCTTCTGTGCTGAGCACAGCCCTTATTACAACCATCTTCTCATTTCAAATGACATTACCTTACCTTTAAAAGATTTATTAGAACTCAAAAATATCCCTGTGTTATCAAAAGAAATATTACGAACGCGGATGGAGGAAATTCGAACGGACATCCCTGCACCGATTATCGGAAAAACGGGTGGAACAACTGGCATGTCACTGCAAGTGCGCTACACCGTACCGGATATGCAAATTCGCATGGCACATCTCGATTATTTCAAGGCGACGCATGGAGTGCGACGTGGGATGCGTCGTGTAAGTTTTACAGCGCAAGATTTAGTACCAAAGCGGCAACAGACGGATGTGTATTGGCGAATGAATCGAGCATCGAATCAACTCTTATTTACGGTGAAAAGATTGTCTCCACGGACGATGGCAGCGTATTTAGAAGCGATTGAGCGTTTTCAACCAGAAACAATGGATGGTCTTCCATCTGCGATGATTGAACTTGCCCGGTTTGCGAAACGAGAAGGAATTCGCTTAACCTGTCAACCGATTGCGATCTTTCCGACGGCTGAACGAATCGAGACGGAGGAGCGTCAAGTCATCGAAGAAATGTTTCACGGACCAGTTTTTGATCAATATGCATCGTCTGAAGGTGCACCAATCGTCTCGGAATGTCGGTTTGGGCAAAAACATTTGCATCATGAGATGGGAATCATTGAACTGGATGTAGACGGGGAGATTCTCGTGACGAGTTTTGATACACATGGGACACCACTCATTCGATACCGGGTCGGGGATCGGATGACGCTCAGTCAGCGTACCTGCTCCTGTGGTCACCCGGGACCGATCATCGATTCGATTGATGGAAGGGGACGCGCGTTCGTCCAAAAACCGGATGGACAAAAGATTTTTGAAGCGCAATTGTCTAGTCTCGTTAAACATTTACCCAATAGCATTGAACGGATTCAGTACGTGCAGGAGACACCGGACAGTGTCTCGATCTACTATGTGCCTGACGCGGAGAGGTTCAATGATGCAGACGAACAACTTCTGATGGAGCGACTGTATTTGCTGTTCGGACGTGAAATTAAGTTGGATGTTAGAGCGGTCTCTTTTATCGATGCCGAGGAAAGCGGAAAAATTTTACTAGTCAAATCTAGCTTAACAGGATGA
- a CDS encoding DUF5694 domain-containing protein, with protein MKPQVLLIGLFHLDRPANGDMIRPTIFDVTSKRRQREIKEVVTRLNTFRPTCVALETAPERMDDVQHTYETYQHESDLTNNERQQIGFRLARMAGLAHLHGVDWNESVKGVPDLGEISALHPEEFETIVATETKRTHQLQQAMEQLSFSDWLDLLHAEQTITASATVYEEIERLKSGRIWIERYWHVRNQKIVTRLLKLAQTTERIVCLYGAAHLPLLRQYLNESNQVEVMTWNDWNNRKECM; from the coding sequence ATGAAACCTCAGGTTTTACTGATTGGTCTATTCCATCTCGATCGACCAGCGAATGGAGATATGATTCGTCCGACGATTTTTGATGTTACGTCAAAACGACGGCAACGTGAAATCAAAGAAGTCGTTACTCGATTGAACACATTTCGACCAACATGCGTTGCGCTTGAAACGGCACCTGAACGGATGGATGACGTGCAACATACATATGAAACATATCAACACGAGAGTGATTTAACCAATAATGAACGGCAACAAATTGGTTTTCGCTTGGCACGAATGGCAGGACTAGCGCATCTACACGGAGTGGACTGGAATGAATCTGTCAAAGGCGTCCCGGATTTAGGGGAGATTAGTGCGCTTCATCCAGAAGAGTTCGAGACGATCGTCGCTACTGAGACGAAGCGGACGCATCAGTTGCAACAAGCGATGGAGCAGTTATCGTTTTCTGATTGGCTCGATCTATTACACGCTGAACAGACGATTACAGCGTCAGCTACAGTTTATGAAGAAATCGAACGACTCAAGAGTGGTCGAATCTGGATCGAACGCTATTGGCATGTTCGTAATCAAAAGATTGTCACTCGTCTACTAAAACTCGCTCAGACGACCGAACGGATCGTTTGTCTGTATGGTGCAGCACATCTCCCATTATTACGACAGTATTTGAACGAATCGAACCAAGTTGAAGTGATGACATGGAACGATTGGAATAATCGAAAGGAGTGTATGTAA
- a CDS encoding AraC family transcriptional regulator: MWLESIQRVIDHIENHLEDPLDLNVLTKVAQMQPYPLQRTFSFLAMMTLPEYIRGRRLTLAAQQLIQTDEKIIDLALRFGYETPEAFSKAFKRQHGCSPTLMRSERRPIHAYNRLSIQVTLKGMEQMNYQLIERPALQISGWRKNFPTKDGAQQQLIPLFWNDVNHSGQDATLFKQNDGQIEGVIGVCSNFTEESMDYWIATTTKEVLSGQETMTIPASLWATFPVVGPMPHAIQEMWHRIYQEWLPSHGYDPLPHAELEVYSSGDPSASDYQSAIWIPVRPRD, encoded by the coding sequence ATGTGGCTCGAATCGATTCAACGTGTCATTGATCATATCGAAAATCATTTAGAAGATCCGCTTGATCTCAACGTGTTGACGAAAGTGGCTCAAATGCAGCCTTATCCTTTACAACGGACATTTTCGTTTCTTGCGATGATGACGTTGCCGGAATATATCCGGGGACGACGGCTAACACTTGCTGCACAACAGTTGATTCAAACGGACGAAAAAATCATTGATCTCGCCCTACGATTTGGTTATGAGACGCCTGAAGCTTTCTCAAAAGCCTTTAAACGACAACATGGCTGTTCTCCAACGTTGATGCGAAGCGAGCGCCGTCCGATTCACGCCTATAACCGCCTGAGTATTCAGGTGACATTGAAAGGAATGGAGCAAATGAACTATCAACTCATCGAACGACCTGCTTTACAAATTTCCGGCTGGCGGAAAAACTTCCCGACGAAAGATGGTGCCCAACAACAGTTGATTCCATTATTTTGGAATGACGTGAACCATTCTGGTCAAGACGCTACCTTATTCAAACAAAACGATGGTCAGATTGAAGGTGTGATTGGTGTTTGCTCCAACTTTACGGAAGAATCGATGGATTATTGGATTGCGACGACAACTAAGGAAGTACTATCTGGTCAGGAAACGATGACGATTCCAGCGAGTCTTTGGGCAACGTTCCCAGTCGTCGGTCCGATGCCGCATGCCATTCAAGAGATGTGGCATCGGATCTATCAAGAATGGCTCCCCTCACATGGATATGATCCCCTTCCTCATGCCGAACTCGAAGTCTATTCGTCAGGCGATCCGTCTGCATCTGATTATCAATCGGCTATCTGGA
- a CDS encoding glyoxalase/bleomycin resistance/dioxygenase family protein: MLFHYHIWTPHLEETEAWYTARGFHVSQRIGKKEGEFNTFNPPLTWDDFRTDHILFRIIEMKRGAVNVTIGFGKTVRFDHIGFLIQSDDLQTILDRAETLSFTVQANERRTFLQTPYGLRIELQTHDDAIADADGTELVRLVLSTPREGLEKDLVKLFDRPIPHIQTVRGEKTVLQEAVFSDASLVGTDPNGVQLVCS, encoded by the coding sequence ATGCTATTTCATTATCATATTTGGACACCACATTTGGAGGAAACAGAAGCCTGGTATACGGCACGTGGATTTCACGTTTCCCAGCGCATCGGGAAAAAAGAAGGAGAATTTAATACATTTAATCCGCCACTGACATGGGACGACTTTCGAACGGATCACATCCTGTTTCGAATCATTGAAATGAAGCGGGGGGCGGTCAACGTAACGATTGGATTCGGAAAGACGGTACGTTTCGACCATATCGGGTTTTTGATTCAGTCGGATGACTTACAAACGATTCTCGACCGCGCAGAAACATTATCGTTTACAGTTCAAGCGAATGAACGACGTACGTTCTTGCAGACGCCGTACGGATTGCGAATTGAGTTGCAAACGCACGACGATGCGATTGCAGATGCTGACGGAACGGAACTCGTGCGACTCGTCCTATCGACGCCACGCGAAGGATTAGAAAAAGATCTAGTGAAGCTGTTTGACAGACCGATTCCGCACATTCAAACTGTTCGCGGGGAGAAGACCGTCTTGCAAGAAGCAGTCTTCTCTGACGCGTCATTAGTAGGGACGGATCCGAACGGTGTTCAACTCGTCTGCTCATAA